GAATTCTTCATATCCGCGAGATCGGTAGAAGCCTGGGGCTTGAAAACTGAAGGTATCAACGTAAGCCCCAATGCAGCCGCGCTCGCGCGCAACTGCTTCTGCCTTATCCATCAACAAACTGCCGACGCCGGCGCCTCGAACCGAGTTCGACACCCAAAGCCAATCAATGAACATCCAGGCATAGAAGGTCCTTGCCTTCACTCCGCCCTTTACCAAACCCTCGCCATCGCGTGCTATGACCCATAGGTCTTCCGCATTGTCGGGGCCGGCCTTGCTGAAATTGTACTCATCCAGGCCTTGGTCGATAATCTGCCGCGTGGTGCCATCTGGAATGCCCTCGACTTCAACTGCTATCGACAACGGATCCCTCATTAAATTGCGCTATTAATGGCAAGTGCTGAGGGCGAGCACCCGTCCGACAGCGTTGCGTCGAAACAGGATAACTCGAAGGGCCTGGTTCGGCACGACTAAATGTAACCGGAGTTTTTGGACGGTCTGCTGGAGTTATGCACAGTGCAGGCCCGCCAGAAGCGCAGGCGCCTGTCGGACCAAATCTTCAGCAAACCGTTCAATCTCCGGAACCTCGCTGCGTCGCCAACTCGTTTGGTAAAAAATCGTAACAGGACCACCGCCTTTATCCTCGATCGGCAGGCTTCGCGCGACGTTAGATGCGATCTTAGACTGGGGAAGGATCGCAGCTCCGATTCCGAGCGCGGCCCACTCTTGAAGGACGCTGTAGCTCAGAGCCTCTCCCGAATATTCCTTTGGCACGACCTTGTGCCTTTTGAACAGGGAACGCGTAACCCGCGCCAAGCCACATGCGTCTGGCACCATTACGAACGTTTCCGCTGCAAGGGCGCGCACAGAGATCGTCCGCGACTTCAAGCCCGGAATCGGCGTATCGCCTTTAGGGATGAACACTAGCGGTTCGCTGTAAAGCAGTAGATGCCCTCGATCGGGGCCTTTCGGAGCCCGCTCATCGACGGGACCGATCACAAACTCCAGCTGACCGTTTTCAAGTGACAGATACATCGCGCTCAAGTTCATCTCGCGGAAATAACATCGACGTTGGAGTGGTCGGGAAGGAGTGGCTCGATCAACAAATTGATGAGCCGAATATTTACGAGCGGCGACACACCAACTGACCTGCCCCCATTAGGTGGCCCGGTTTAAATCTAATGCATTGTGGGCTTGTCTGCCACGGTTGAGCTGGCCGGCGAGGCGGGTTGGGTTTGCGATGGTGGCCATGGGAGTCTGTCCTTGCGGTGCGTCGGGGTCCATTCCCCGATGACGACCCAAAGGAAGGGGCCGGACGCCGACGTCACCAAGCGCAGCGCAGGGGAACCCCGACCCGGGGTCCCGCGACGCTCGCGTCGTGGGGTGGGTCGCGGGTTGACGGCACAAGGCAGACGAGCCCCGGACAAAGGCGTCAGAAAGGGGTTGCGCACAGACACCACCCATAAGGCACATCAACACACCAAGCCCACAACTCCCCTGCCCCGGGACTACAGGACAAGCCAGACGATCACGCTACTGGCCGTCATCAAGGCCGCCAGACCATGTATTCGCCCCAACCACGAAGATGAGTGCGTCTGTAATCACGCGGCACTAACGCGAGAGCGGGCGATCCCGATTTCTGCGCCGACGGCTTCGACGATCGTCGGTTTGCTCTCCGTGTCGACCGAACGTCCGAAAGGTTCGCAGTCGCATTTAGCTACACTGGAGCTAAGGCAGCATGTAGTGAAGTGCGCCCTTCCCGTTTTTTACTGCCGCTGTCGACAGACGCCGATCCAACGTCGTCAGCACGCCGCCGTGTGCACCGGCCAAAGCGAGAAGATAGGTGTCCGTCACCTGTGCCGAGGTGAAAATCCGAGCGACATTGATCCGGTCCGAATCCACAAGACTGAGATCGTCCTTCCAAAAGGAGTGCCCCGGCAGGCCGCGGAGCTTGATGACGATTGCCGCGACGGCCGCCGGTGAGCCGGGCGTGTTCGGGTACCTCGGGTGGCCGACGATGCGGATGACGCCGTTCTCGGTCAGAGGGCAGGTGGCCCAGTCGGTGGCCCCTTCCTCTTCGAACCACCGATGCGCGGCATCGTGCGCCACATGCCCCGGGTCGATCAACGCGACCAGAACATTGACGTCCAGCAGAAAGGTCACGGTACCTCGTCGCGAAGCGCGTTGACGATCTCGAGCGTCACCAGCGGTGCGTCAGGTTTGACGCGGAGCAGGGGAATTCCGTTCCGCTCGGAACGCGGCTCCGGCCAACCCAGCGACTTGCGCGCCAAGCCCGATATGATCTCGCCGAGGCTTCGGTTCTGCTGACGCGCCATCGCCTTGGCCGCCACGAGAACGTCATCATCAATCGCCAAGGTCGTTCTCAAGCTGTTGGCCTCGCATCACGCATCACGCATCACGCATTAATAGCATCGACTGGTTTGTGCGATAACTTTGTCGGGGGGGGGCAGGGGCGCTTAAGCGCCCCCCCGAACCTCCAGACCGGGATGCCCATCCCCTTCGCCTTGTCGGCCAGATTGTTCGTGATCCCCGATCCCGGGAAGATGACGACCCCGATCGGCAGCTGCTTGATGAGCTCATCGTTGCGCTTGAACGGCGCTGCCTTGGCGTGACGGGTCCAGTCGGGCTTGAAAGAAACCTGCGGCACCTTGCGGGCATCGGCCCATTTGGCGGCGATGAGTTCGGCGCCCTTCGGCGATCCACCGTGCAGGAGAACAATTGCGGTGTGCTTGGCGTGGACCTTGTCGAGAATGTCCCAGACCGCCTGAACGTCGTTGCAGTCGAGACCGCCGGCGAAGGCCACTTTCGCACCGGCGGGCATCAGGGGCTCGATCTCCGCCCGGCGCTTGGCTGGAAGGAAGTCGCGGCTGTCGATCATTGCCGCGGTGAGATTGCGGTGGTTGACCTTGGACCCCGTCCGCGGGTGCCACACAGACCCGATGTGCGCCTCGAAGAGTTCGCCGGCCTGATCGCGGAAGAACTCCATCGTGTCACGGCGCTCGACCATGGTGATGCCCTCAGCGATGAGGCGCTCGAGGTCGACCGACCGAACTTCCGATCCGTCCTGTTCGGCCTGGCTCCTGCGCTGGGCATCCTCGTTGCGGTCGAGCTCCCGGTCGACCCGGGCAGCCGCCCGGTGGAAGAGATTGACGGTCGACCAGAGCAGGTCCTCGAGGTCGGGCTCGATCCGTGTATCGCTGAGTGTGGTGACGAGGGCGTCGAAGATGTCGGCCAGGGCTCCCCGGATGCGTCCTTCGTCGGGGAGGGGCCTTGGATCCGGAGCGTCCTGGTGAGGCCGATACCCTTAGAGCTGGAGTTCCTGGAGCATGCGGCCGGTCTGCGAGGAGGCGAAGGGCTCGTCGTCGTGAAGATGGTCGGTTCCCATGATGTGTGTCCCTGCGGCGGTGGCCGCGCTTATCGCAGCCTTCGCGGCGATCAAGCGGCGGCGGGGACGGGCCTGCATCGCCGGGCGCAGCCCGGCGACCGAAGCATCGCGGAGGAGGGCAGGGCGGCGGCTGCTTTGCTTCGCGATGCAAAGGGGCGCCCCTTGGGCAGACCCGGCGGAAAACAGTGGACGACCGCTCTTGCCGGCCTGGACCGGCTGACGCTCACTCGCCCTCTAGAAGGCCATGGATGCGGCCCACTTCAGCGTAAGGACACAAGCGGGAATAGTCTGCTTATTGACGAGACTTCACACCGTGTCGCAGCTTTGACGACACTCAGCCCGGCAGAAGGCGAGCGACATCGGACGGGACGAGCTGCCCCCCAAGGTGCTTTGCGACCTCATGCTGACCGAGGCGCCGCAAGTCTTCGTTGAAGTCTCCAAGACATGGGTTCAGCGCGAGCACCTCGATCCCCGCCTGCCGCGCTCGTTCACTCAATCGCGCCAGGCCGCCGCGCCCTGCCCCGTCACAGTCGACCGCGACGTACAGCCTGCCCAGCGTCGCCGGCAGACGGAACGCTGCCAGGTGGTTGGCGGAAAGCGCCGCAACCGCGGGGAGGGTGGGCATCACCATGCGCAACGACAGGATGGTCTCCAGTCCTTCGCCGGCCACGAGAACCGGGGCAGGGGAGGGGGGCTCCCCACCGAAGCGGACGCCAAAGCCGAATAAGTCTCCCATCGCCCGGCGCGGCGATGGCACGGGCGCCTTCCGTCGCGGGTCCGCCGGGTCGAGCCAGGTCCGATGCACGCCGGTGATGTGCCCGTCGCCGTTGGTCACCTTCGCGATCAGCGCGGGAAACGCTCGCGTGCGGGCATCAGCCACGCGGATTGCTGGTATCTGGCACCTTCCGCAGAAATTCGGTAAGAACGGCACGGGGCAGTACGCGCTGCCCTGGGGCGTGGAAACCCCGACGTAGTTGGTA
The DNA window shown above is from Lichenihabitans psoromatis and carries:
- a CDS encoding GNAT family N-acetyltransferase, producing MSIAVEVEGIPDGTTRQIIDQGLDEYNFSKAGPDNAEDLWVIARDGEGLVKGGVKARTFYAWMFIDWLWVSNSVRGAGVGSLLMDKAEAVARERGCIGAYVDTFSFQAPGFYRSRGYEEFGRIDGLPAGHACIWLRKTFVAVEK
- a CDS encoding LysR family transcriptional regulator substrate-binding protein, yielding MYLSLENGQLEFVIGPVDERAPKGPDRGHLLLYSEPLVFIPKGDTPIPGLKSRTISVRALAAETFVMVPDACGLARVTRSLFKRHKVVPKEYSGEALSYSVLQEWAALGIGAAILPQSKIASNVARSLPIEDKGGGPVTIFYQTSWRRSEVPEIERFAEDLVRQAPALLAGLHCA
- a CDS encoding TA system VapC family ribonuclease toxin → MTFLLDVNVLVALIDPGHVAHDAAHRWFEEEGATDWATCPLTENGVIRIVGHPRYPNTPGSPAAVAAIVIKLRGLPGHSFWKDDLSLVDSDRINVARIFTSAQVTDTYLLALAGAHGGVLTTLDRRLSTAAVKNGKGALHYMLP
- a CDS encoding CopG family transcriptional regulator; protein product: MRTTLAIDDDVLVAAKAMARQQNRSLGEIISGLARKSLGWPEPRSERNGIPLLRVKPDAPLVTLEIVNALRDEVP
- a CDS encoding toprim domain-containing protein; protein product: MADARTRAFPALIAKVTNGDGHITGVHRTWLDPADPRRKAPVPSPRRAMGDLFGFGVRFGGEPPSPAPVLVAGEGLETILSLRMVMPTLPAVAALSANHLAAFRLPATLGRLYVAVDCDGAGRGGLARLSERARQAGIEVLALNPCLGDFNEDLRRLGQHEVAKHLGGQLVPSDVARLLPG